From a single Streptomyces liliifuscus genomic region:
- a CDS encoding ABC transporter substrate-binding protein, with product MSLRRRGSAAVALAVAAALSLAACGSGDSDSGSGSGKSDNGAGSKSVATGGEDFAKAAEETAKMGTTAKAGEFPRTIEHAMGETELKARPERVVVLDVGELDNVVSLGVKPVGWAPTEGSAGIPSYLKKDAGSPKDVGTINALNLEAIAGLKPDLILGSELRAAKLYPQLSKIAPTVFSIRPGFTWKENYLLNAAALDRTAEARTQLAAYEKKAKALGDELGPDKPTVTMLRYLPGMIRLYAKASFIGTILEDVGIPRPKNQQINDLAAEISPEKIDDADADWIFTGVYGDAKKTDRATAEDNPLWKKLGAVEDGQAKDVPDETWYLGLGVTAADEVLDDLKGFLAK from the coding sequence ATGTCCCTACGACGCCGCGGTTCCGCCGCCGTCGCCCTCGCCGTGGCGGCCGCTCTCTCGCTCGCCGCCTGCGGGTCGGGCGACTCGGACTCGGGTTCCGGCTCCGGAAAGTCCGACAACGGCGCCGGCAGCAAGTCCGTCGCCACCGGCGGCGAGGACTTCGCGAAGGCAGCCGAGGAGACGGCCAAGATGGGGACGACCGCCAAGGCCGGCGAGTTCCCGCGCACGATCGAGCACGCGATGGGCGAGACCGAGCTGAAGGCCAGGCCCGAGCGTGTGGTCGTCCTCGACGTCGGCGAGCTCGACAACGTCGTCTCCCTCGGTGTGAAGCCCGTCGGCTGGGCGCCCACCGAGGGCTCGGCCGGGATCCCCTCGTACCTGAAGAAGGACGCGGGCAGCCCCAAGGACGTCGGCACGATCAACGCCCTCAACCTGGAGGCGATCGCGGGCCTGAAGCCCGACCTGATCCTCGGCAGCGAGCTGCGCGCCGCCAAGCTCTACCCGCAGCTCTCCAAGATCGCCCCCACCGTGTTCTCCATCCGTCCGGGCTTCACCTGGAAGGAGAACTACCTCCTCAACGCGGCCGCGCTGGACAGGACGGCCGAGGCGAGGACGCAGCTCGCCGCGTACGAGAAGAAGGCCAAGGCCCTCGGCGACGAGCTCGGCCCCGACAAGCCGACCGTCACCATGCTCCGCTACCTGCCGGGCATGATCCGCCTCTACGCGAAGGCGTCCTTCATCGGCACGATCCTTGAGGACGTCGGCATCCCGCGCCCCAAGAACCAGCAGATCAACGACCTCGCGGCGGAGATCAGCCCGGAGAAGATCGACGACGCCGACGCCGACTGGATCTTCACCGGGGTCTACGGCGACGCGAAGAAGACCGACCGCGCCACCGCCGAGGACAACCCGCTCTGGAAGAAGCTCGGCGCGGTCGAGGACGGCCAGGCCAAGGACGTACCCGACGAGACCTGGTACCTCGGCCTCGGCGTCACCGCGGCCGACGAGGTCCTCGACGACCTCAAGGGCTTCCTCGCCAAGTAG
- a CDS encoding Nif3-like dinuclear metal center hexameric protein encodes MPRLSEVIAALDALWPPASAEDWDAVGTVCGDPDQEVSRVLFAVDPVQEIVDEAVKLDADLLVTHHPLYLRGTTTVAASTFKGRVVHTLIKNDIALHVAHTNADRADPGVSDALAGALDLRVVRPLVPDPADADGRRGLGRVCELDHPLTVREFAARAAERLPATAQGIRVAGDPEALVRTVAVSGGSGDSLFADVRAAGVDAFLTADLRHHPASEARAHSPLALLDAAHWATEWPWCELAAAQLDEISDRHGWDLRVHVSKTVTDPWNSHSPSPGAPN; translated from the coding sequence GTGCCCCGTCTGTCTGAAGTCATCGCCGCGCTCGACGCTCTCTGGCCCCCCGCGAGCGCGGAGGACTGGGACGCGGTCGGGACGGTCTGCGGAGACCCCGACCAGGAGGTCTCCCGCGTACTCTTCGCCGTCGACCCGGTCCAGGAGATCGTGGACGAGGCGGTGAAGCTGGACGCCGACCTGCTGGTCACCCACCACCCGCTCTATCTGCGCGGTACGACGACGGTCGCGGCCTCGACCTTCAAGGGCCGCGTCGTGCACACCCTCATCAAGAACGACATCGCGCTGCACGTCGCCCACACGAACGCCGACCGCGCCGACCCGGGCGTCAGCGACGCCCTCGCCGGAGCCCTGGACCTCCGCGTCGTACGCCCCCTCGTGCCGGACCCCGCAGACGCCGACGGCCGCCGGGGCCTCGGCCGGGTCTGCGAGCTGGACCACCCGCTGACCGTCCGCGAGTTCGCCGCCCGCGCCGCCGAGCGGCTGCCCGCCACCGCGCAGGGCATCCGCGTCGCGGGCGACCCCGAGGCGCTGGTGCGGACCGTCGCGGTCAGCGGCGGCTCCGGCGACAGCCTCTTCGCCGACGTACGCGCCGCCGGCGTGGACGCTTTCCTCACCGCGGACCTGCGCCACCACCCGGCGTCGGAAGCCCGCGCCCACAGTCCCCTCGCGCTGCTCGACGCGGCGCACTGGGCCACCGAGTGGCCCTGGTGCGAGCTGGCCGCCGCCCAGCTCGACGAGATTTCCGACCGTCACGGCTGGGACCTGCGGGTCCATGTCTCGAAGACGGTCACCGACCCGTGGAACTCCCACTCCCCTTCACCTGGAGCCCCCAACTGA
- a CDS encoding zinc ribbon domain-containing protein: MNAAPADQIRLLDVQSLDARLQQLAHKRRSLPEHAEIESLTKDLTQLRDLLVASQTEESDCSREQTKAEQDVDQVRQRASRDQQRLDSGAVTSPKDLENLQREIASLAKRQGDLEDVVLEIMERRESAQERVAELTERVSSVQSKIDDATARRDAAQESLDGEAASATKEREVIAGSVPADLLKLYEKLREQQGGVGAARLYQRRCEGCRLELNITEVNDVKAAAPDAVLRCENCRRILIRTSESGL; encoded by the coding sequence CTGAACGCCGCGCCCGCCGACCAGATCCGACTCCTCGACGTCCAGTCCCTCGACGCCCGCCTGCAGCAGCTCGCGCACAAGCGGAGGTCGCTGCCCGAGCACGCCGAGATCGAGTCGCTGACCAAGGACCTCACGCAGCTGCGGGACCTGCTCGTCGCCTCGCAGACCGAGGAGAGCGACTGCTCCCGCGAGCAGACCAAGGCGGAGCAGGACGTCGACCAGGTGCGCCAGCGCGCCTCGCGCGACCAGCAGCGCCTCGACTCGGGTGCCGTCACGTCCCCCAAGGACCTGGAGAACCTCCAGCGAGAGATCGCCTCCCTCGCCAAGCGCCAGGGCGACCTGGAGGACGTCGTACTGGAGATCATGGAGCGCCGCGAGTCCGCGCAGGAGCGGGTCGCCGAACTGACCGAGCGGGTCTCGTCCGTCCAGTCGAAGATCGACGACGCGACGGCCCGCCGGGACGCCGCGCAGGAGTCCCTCGACGGCGAGGCCGCGTCGGCGACGAAGGAGCGCGAGGTCATCGCGGGCTCCGTCCCCGCCGACCTGCTCAAGCTCTACGAGAAGCTCCGCGAGCAGCAGGGCGGCGTCGGCGCGGCCCGCCTCTACCAGCGCCGCTGCGAGGGCTGCCGCCTGGAGCTCAACATCACCGAGGTGAACGACGTGAAGGCGGCGGCCCCGGACGCGGTCCTGCGCTGCGAGAACTGCCGCCGAATCCTGATCCGCACGTCGGAGTCGGGCCTGTAG
- a CDS encoding bifunctional RNase H/acid phosphatase: MRELIVEADGGSRGNPGPAGYGAVVIDAATGETLAEAAEYLGVTTNNVAEYSGLVAGLRAARDLDPTATVRVRMDSKLVVEQMSGRWQIKHPAMRPLAAEARSILPADQVTYEWIPRAENKHADRLANEAMDAGKRGEQWSPSRPTADTDAGAARSAPRKGRGELRDQPPPARSETTPASTTDAQGSLAAPGSVAPLKGRGELRDQPQRARSQTTPVSTPHANDIRAARNVASDAPAAAGGAPPDLGTPTTLVLLRHGETPLTPQKRFSGSGGSNPPLSDTGRHQADRVATALAARGTVQDVISSPLARCRETAAIVGDRLGLDVRIEDGLRETDFGAWEGLTFAEVRERYPDDMTAWLSSPDAEPTGGGESFEAVAHRVGAARDKLLAAHTGRTVLVVSHVTPIKTLVRLALGAPPEALFRMELSAASLSVVAYYGDGNASVRLLNETSALR, encoded by the coding sequence TTGCGCGAGTTGATCGTCGAGGCGGACGGGGGTTCCCGGGGAAACCCGGGGCCCGCGGGCTACGGAGCCGTGGTCATCGACGCGGCGACGGGGGAGACGCTGGCCGAGGCGGCGGAGTACCTCGGCGTCACCACGAACAACGTCGCCGAGTACAGCGGCCTGGTCGCGGGCCTCCGCGCGGCCCGCGACCTCGACCCCACGGCCACCGTGCGCGTCCGCATGGACTCCAAGCTCGTCGTCGAGCAGATGTCGGGCCGCTGGCAGATCAAACACCCCGCGATGCGCCCCCTGGCAGCCGAGGCCCGCTCGATCCTCCCGGCCGACCAGGTCACGTACGAGTGGATCCCCCGAGCGGAGAACAAGCACGCGGACCGCTTGGCGAACGAGGCGATGGACGCGGGGAAGAGGGGCGAGCAGTGGTCGCCGTCGAGGCCGACTGCGGATACGGATGCGGGGGCCGCGAGGTCAGCGCCCCGTAAGGGGCGCGGGGAACTGCGCGATCAGCCCCCACCGGCCCGCAGCGAGACGACTCCCGCGAGCACCACTGACGCACAGGGGTCGCTGGCAGCGCCGGGTTCGGTGGCGCCCCTCAAGGGGCGCGGGGAACTGCGCGACCAGCCACAACGGGCCCGCAGCCAGACAACTCCCGTCAGCACCCCCCACGCCAACGACATCCGAGCCGCACGGAACGTGGCCTCCGACGCACCGGCCGCCGCAGGGGGCGCGCCTCCAGACCTCGGCACCCCCACCACCCTCGTACTGCTCCGACACGGCGAAACCCCCCTGACCCCCCAGAAGCGGTTCTCCGGAAGCGGCGGCAGCAACCCCCCGCTGTCGGACACGGGCCGCCACCAGGCCGACCGCGTCGCAACCGCGCTAGCCGCCCGCGGGACCGTACAGGACGTCATCTCGTCCCCCCTCGCCCGCTGCCGCGAAACCGCGGCGATCGTCGGGGACCGGCTCGGACTGGACGTACGTATCGAGGACGGCCTCCGCGAGACGGACTTCGGGGCCTGGGAGGGACTGACGTTCGCCGAGGTCCGCGAGCGGTACCCGGACGACATGACCGCCTGGCTGAGTTCCCCGGACGCCGAACCCACCGGCGGCGGCGAGAGTTTCGAGGCGGTGGCGCACCGGGTGGGCGCGGCCCGCGACAAGTTGCTCGCGGCGCACACCGGCCGCACGGTACTTGTCGTCTCCCACGTCACGCCCATCAAGACCCTTGTACGGCTGGCCCTGGGTGCCCCGCCGGAGGCGCTGTTCCGGATGGAACTGTCGGCGGCGTCGCTGTCGGTGGTGGCGTATTACGGGGACGGCAATGCGAGCGTGCGTCTCCTCAATGAGACGTCAGCGTTGCGCTAG
- the eda gene encoding bifunctional 4-hydroxy-2-oxoglutarate aldolase/2-dehydro-3-deoxy-phosphogluconate aldolase — MVSPLPSSSLSSSVLELAPVVPVVVVDHVADAVPLARALVAGGLPAIEVTLRTPVALDAIRAIADGVPEAVVGAGTVISPEQVAQSVAAGARFLVSPGWTDVLLNAMKASGVPFLPGVSTTSEVVALLERGVSDMKFFPAQAAGGTAYLKSLAGPLPQARFCPTGGIGPAVAPEYLALPNVLCVGGSWMLPADAIAGGDWGRVETLAREAASLGHPSS; from the coding sequence ATGGTTTCGCCGCTGCCCTCGTCGTCGCTGTCCTCGTCCGTGCTCGAACTGGCGCCCGTCGTCCCCGTGGTCGTCGTCGACCACGTCGCGGACGCCGTGCCGCTGGCCCGCGCGCTCGTCGCGGGCGGGCTGCCCGCGATCGAGGTGACGCTGCGGACGCCGGTGGCGCTCGACGCGATCCGGGCGATCGCCGACGGGGTTCCGGAGGCGGTGGTCGGGGCCGGCACGGTCATCTCGCCGGAACAGGTGGCCCAGTCGGTGGCCGCCGGGGCACGTTTCCTGGTGAGCCCGGGCTGGACGGACGTACTGCTCAATGCCATGAAGGCGTCCGGGGTGCCGTTCCTGCCGGGGGTCTCCACGACGTCTGAGGTCGTGGCGCTGCTGGAGCGGGGCGTGAGTGACATGAAGTTCTTCCCGGCCCAGGCCGCCGGCGGTACGGCGTACCTCAAGTCCCTGGCGGGGCCGCTTCCTCAGGCCCGCTTCTGCCCGACTGGGGGCATCGGGCCGGCCGTCGCACCGGAGTATCTGGCGCTGCCCAACGTCCTTTGCGTGGGCGGGAGTTGGATGCTGCCTGCTGACGCGATAGCGGGCGGGGACTGGGGACGGGTGGAGACTCTGGCAAGGGAGGCCGCGAGCCTGGGGCACCCCTCCAGCTGA
- the yaaA gene encoding peroxide stress protein YaaA: MLVLLPPSEGKAPSGRGAPLKPESLSLPGLAKARQAVFEELVELCAGDEEKAREVLGLSEGLRGEVGKNTELRTAGARPAGEIYTGVLYDALDLASLDTAAKRRAARSLLVFSGLWGAVRVTDRIPSYRCSMGVKLPGLGALGAHWRAPMASVLPEAAGNGLVLDLRSSAYAAAWKPKGEVAGRTASVRVLHAPTRKVVSHFNKATKGRIVRSLMQSGAVPSGPAELVEALRDLGYVVEAAAPAGAGRAWMLDVLVDEIH, encoded by the coding sequence GTGCTTGTGCTGCTGCCGCCGTCCGAAGGAAAGGCTCCCTCCGGGCGGGGCGCGCCGTTGAAGCCGGAGTCGCTGTCGCTGCCGGGGCTCGCCAAGGCGCGGCAGGCGGTGTTCGAGGAACTCGTCGAACTCTGCGCGGGCGACGAGGAGAAGGCCCGCGAGGTGCTCGGGCTGAGCGAGGGCCTGCGCGGCGAGGTCGGCAAGAACACGGAGCTGCGGACCGCGGGGGCGCGGCCCGCCGGGGAGATCTACACGGGGGTGTTGTACGACGCCCTCGACCTGGCCTCGCTCGACACGGCCGCCAAGCGGCGGGCGGCGCGCTCGCTGCTCGTCTTCTCCGGGCTGTGGGGCGCGGTCCGGGTGACGGACCGGATTCCCTCGTACCGCTGCTCGATGGGTGTGAAGCTGCCGGGGCTCGGCGCGCTGGGTGCGCACTGGCGGGCGCCGATGGCCTCCGTGCTGCCCGAGGCGGCGGGGAACGGGCTCGTGCTCGACCTGCGGTCCTCTGCGTACGCGGCCGCGTGGAAGCCGAAGGGCGAGGTCGCGGGGCGTACAGCGAGCGTACGGGTGCTGCACGCGCCGACCCGGAAGGTCGTCAGCCACTTCAACAAGGCGACCAAGGGGCGGATCGTCCGCAGCCTCATGCAGTCCGGTGCCGTGCCTTCGGGGCCCGCCGAGCTGGTGGAGGCGCTGCGGGATCTCGGGTACGTGGTGGAGGCGGCGGCTCCTGCGGGGGCTGGGCGGGCGTGGATGCTGGACGTTTTGGTGGACGAGATTCACTGA
- a CDS encoding RNB domain-containing ribonuclease gives MPRRQIRVTGAAEAPLRAALRALRTELDVPESFGPQVLAEAERAAREPTLPAYDATDIPLFTIDPPTSTDLDQAMHLSRRPDGYRVRYAIADVAAFVVPGGALDAEAHRRVTTLYFPDGKIPLHPPVLSEGAASLLPGQTCPAVLWTIDLDADGRPTATDVRRALVRSRAKLDYESVQKQLDAGTAEEPLALLKDVGLLREQQEVARGGISLNVPEQEIAERDGTYELAYRAPLPADGWNAQISLLTGMAAAELMLAHGTGVLRTLPAAPDGAVGRLRRTARALRIDWPHHVSYAELIRTLDPHLPHHAAFLQECTTLLRGAGYTVFRGGVTPDLTTHAAVAAPYTHCTAPLRRLADRYASELCQAAAAGDEPPEWVLAALDDLPKRMAEGSRRAGTVERECVDIVEAALLKDRVGELFDGTVVDVQEREPTVGTVQLESPAVVARIKSEEGAGRLPLGERLRVRLTQADPGSAKVLFAPA, from the coding sequence ATGCCCCGCCGCCAGATTCGTGTGACCGGCGCAGCCGAGGCGCCCCTGCGGGCCGCGCTGCGCGCACTGCGCACCGAGCTCGACGTGCCCGAGTCCTTCGGGCCGCAGGTGCTCGCCGAGGCGGAACGGGCCGCCCGTGAACCCACGCTTCCGGCGTACGACGCGACGGACATCCCCCTCTTCACCATCGACCCGCCGACGTCCACCGACCTCGACCAGGCGATGCACCTGTCCCGCCGCCCGGACGGCTACCGCGTGCGGTACGCCATCGCGGACGTCGCTGCCTTCGTCGTACCCGGCGGGGCCCTGGACGCGGAGGCCCACCGCCGCGTGACCACCCTCTACTTCCCGGACGGCAAGATCCCCCTCCACCCGCCGGTACTGAGCGAGGGCGCCGCGAGCCTGCTGCCCGGCCAGACCTGCCCGGCCGTCCTCTGGACGATCGACCTGGACGCGGACGGCCGCCCCACGGCCACCGACGTCCGGCGCGCCCTGGTCCGCAGCCGCGCCAAGCTCGACTACGAGTCCGTGCAGAAACAGCTCGACGCGGGCACCGCCGAGGAACCGCTCGCCCTCCTCAAGGACGTCGGACTCCTGCGCGAACAACAGGAGGTGGCCCGCGGCGGCATCTCCCTCAACGTCCCCGAGCAGGAGATCGCCGAGCGCGACGGCACGTACGAACTCGCCTACCGCGCCCCGCTTCCCGCCGACGGCTGGAACGCGCAGATCTCCCTCCTCACGGGCATGGCCGCGGCCGAGCTGATGCTCGCGCACGGCACGGGGGTGCTGCGGACGCTCCCGGCAGCGCCCGACGGCGCGGTCGGCCGGCTGAGGCGTACCGCGCGGGCGCTGCGCATCGACTGGCCGCACCATGTCTCGTACGCCGAGCTGATCCGTACCCTCGACCCGCACCTGCCCCACCACGCGGCCTTCCTCCAGGAGTGCACGACGCTGCTGCGCGGCGCGGGCTACACGGTCTTCCGTGGCGGTGTCACCCCGGACCTCACGACCCACGCCGCCGTGGCCGCGCCCTACACCCACTGCACGGCCCCGCTCCGCCGCCTGGCCGACCGCTACGCCTCGGAACTGTGCCAGGCGGCGGCAGCCGGGGACGAACCGCCGGAGTGGGTGCTCGCCGCCCTCGACGACCTGCCGAAGCGGATGGCCGAGGGCTCGCGCCGCGCGGGCACGGTCGAGCGCGAGTGCGTCGACATCGTCGAGGCGGCGCTGCTCAAGGACCGCGTCGGCGAACTCTTCGACGGCACGGTCGTGGACGTACAGGAACGCGAACCCACCGTGGGAACCGTCCAGTTGGAGTCCCCCGCCGTCGTCGCCCGCATCAAGAGCGAGGAGGGGGCCGGGAGGCTGCCGCTGGGGGAGCGGCTGCGGGTACGGCTCACCCAGGCCGACCCGGGCTCGGCGAAGGTGCTGTTCGCTCCCGCGTGA
- a CDS encoding MerR family transcriptional regulator: MRIGELAATVGVTTRTVRHYHHLGLLPEPERRSNGYRDYGLRHAVVLARIKRLTELGLGLAEVRDALADDAGRDLAEVLAELDDDLARQEAAIRERRLRLRALLDGGGLPAEGPVSPELAAIFGELTRHPEPAMAAKDREMIAFLETVAAPEDRERLLSAMRAAADVPGVLERTHEAYALLDALVDVDPADPRVEEAARTLADCLPDEALEGMGLGQLDLEGTDMNGNGSFFRAFLDDFAPAQAAAVRRTIELLVERAR; the protein is encoded by the coding sequence ATGCGGATCGGAGAACTCGCCGCGACCGTCGGCGTCACGACGCGGACCGTCCGGCACTACCACCACCTCGGGCTGCTGCCCGAACCCGAGCGGCGCTCCAACGGCTACCGCGACTACGGCCTGCGTCACGCGGTCGTGCTCGCCCGGATCAAACGGCTGACCGAGCTGGGGCTCGGTCTCGCCGAGGTGCGGGACGCCCTCGCGGACGACGCGGGGCGCGATCTCGCCGAGGTGCTCGCCGAGCTGGACGACGATCTGGCCCGCCAGGAGGCGGCGATCCGGGAGCGGCGGCTGCGGCTGCGCGCCCTGCTGGACGGGGGCGGACTGCCCGCCGAGGGACCCGTGTCTCCCGAACTGGCCGCGATCTTCGGCGAGTTGACCCGACACCCGGAACCGGCGATGGCCGCCAAGGACCGCGAAATGATCGCGTTCCTGGAAACGGTCGCGGCCCCGGAGGACCGTGAGCGACTGCTGTCCGCGATGCGTGCCGCCGCGGACGTGCCCGGTGTCCTGGAGCGGACGCACGAGGCGTACGCCCTGCTCGACGCTCTCGTCGACGTCGACCCGGCCGACCCTCGCGTCGAGGAGGCCGCCCGTACCCTCGCCGACTGCCTGCCGGACGAGGCCCTGGAGGGCATGGGCCTCGGTCAACTCGACCTGGAGGGAACCGACATGAACGGCAACGGCAGCTTCTTCCGCGCCTTTCTCGACGACTTCGCCCCCGCGCAGGCCGCTGCGGTCCGCCGGACGATCGAGCTGCTCGTCGAGCGTGCACGATGA
- a CDS encoding DUF4260 family protein yields the protein MSTRSTTAAPGIADTAEAAEAAGMATAPRGRRVLPVVRRTTWLLNALFWSAFAVLEAVNHGWLAGLLAVVFFMAPDLTFLVGIGDARGMAKGRLQPRAVPYYNAAHRALVPLALMTLYAFGPVTWAPAFAALCGWLAHISYDRAFGYGLRTKEGFQRD from the coding sequence ATGAGCACGAGGAGCACCACCGCCGCGCCCGGCATTGCCGACACCGCGGAGGCAGCGGAGGCCGCCGGCATGGCCACCGCCCCCCGAGGCCGTCGCGTTCTCCCGGTCGTCCGCCGCACGACATGGCTGCTGAACGCCCTCTTCTGGTCGGCCTTCGCCGTACTCGAAGCCGTGAACCACGGCTGGCTCGCGGGACTCCTGGCAGTCGTGTTCTTCATGGCGCCCGACCTGACGTTCCTGGTCGGCATCGGCGACGCGCGCGGAATGGCGAAGGGCCGGCTCCAGCCCCGCGCGGTCCCGTACTACAACGCCGCCCACCGCGCGCTCGTCCCGCTCGCCCTCATGACGCTCTACGCCTTCGGCCCGGTCACCTGGGCCCCGGCCTTCGCGGCCCTGTGCGGCTGGCTGGCCCACATCTCGTACGATCGCGCCTTCGGCTACGGCCTGCGGACGAAGGAGGGCTTCCAGCGTGACTGA
- a CDS encoding TetR/AcrR family transcriptional regulator: MSPRARSIVAAARALLEEAGPAALTMRALADHLGIKAPSLYKHFPDKSAVEVELIAQMLAESAAALEEAEAHAPGSIPALAEAYRAYALEHPHLYCLATERPLPRAFLPPGLEDRAAAPLVRACGGDMDLARATWAFAHGMVILEIHGRFPDGADLAGAWKKGTRALHP, translated from the coding sequence CTGTCGCCACGGGCCCGTTCGATCGTCGCGGCGGCCCGGGCGCTGCTTGAGGAGGCGGGCCCTGCCGCGCTGACGATGCGGGCCCTCGCCGACCACTTGGGGATCAAGGCCCCGTCCCTCTACAAGCACTTCCCCGACAAGTCGGCCGTAGAGGTCGAGCTGATCGCGCAGATGCTCGCCGAGTCCGCGGCGGCGCTGGAGGAGGCCGAGGCACACGCACCGGGCTCGATCCCGGCCCTGGCCGAGGCGTATCGCGCGTACGCCCTCGAACACCCCCACCTCTACTGCCTGGCCACCGAGCGCCCGCTGCCCCGCGCCTTCCTCCCTCCCGGCCTGGAGGACCGCGCCGCCGCGCCCCTCGTCCGGGCCTGCGGCGGCGACATGGACCTGGCCCGGGCGACCTGGGCGTTCGCCCACGGGATGGTGATCCTGGAGATCCACGGCCGCTTTCCGGACGGCGCCGACCTGGCCGGGGCATGGAAGAAGGGCACGCGGGCGTTGCACCCCTGA
- a CDS encoding AraC family transcriptional regulator, protein MSGREPVAGREQAVWTRATLGRGGRPLDLLTARFDRHRYAPHAHEEFTIGVCVGGSEIIDYRGGRIEPSPGSIVVLAPGEMHTGGPATSDGYAYRALYAEVPLLTEGTYGIPHFRDPLLDDPELAAALRLAHTELSVCPDPLEAESRIPWLLTALARRHSTARPVSDTLPGANRIAETVRTRLADELLSPPSLSALAADLDLSRYQLLRAFRTSTGMPPYAWLAQHRVNRARCLLEKGHRPAETAALVGFADQAHLTRWFRRVLGVTPAAYRNSVQDTRR, encoded by the coding sequence ATGAGTGGGCGTGAGCCCGTGGCCGGCCGCGAGCAGGCCGTCTGGACCCGGGCGACGCTAGGCCGAGGCGGCCGCCCCCTCGACCTCCTCACCGCCCGCTTCGACCGTCACCGCTACGCGCCGCACGCCCACGAGGAGTTCACCATCGGCGTCTGCGTCGGCGGCTCCGAGATCATCGACTACCGAGGCGGCCGGATCGAGCCGAGCCCCGGCTCGATAGTCGTTCTCGCGCCCGGCGAGATGCACACCGGCGGCCCGGCGACATCCGACGGCTACGCCTACCGCGCCCTGTACGCCGAGGTCCCGCTGCTCACCGAAGGCACGTACGGCATCCCGCACTTCCGCGACCCCCTCCTCGACGACCCCGAACTGGCCGCCGCCCTGCGCCTCGCACACACCGAACTGAGCGTCTGCCCGGACCCGTTGGAGGCGGAATCCCGCATCCCGTGGCTGCTCACGGCCCTGGCTCGCCGCCACTCCACGGCCCGCCCGGTGTCCGACACGCTGCCGGGCGCGAACCGCATAGCCGAGACGGTCCGGACCCGCCTGGCAGACGAACTCCTCTCCCCACCCTCCCTCTCCGCCCTGGCCGCGGACCTGGACCTGTCCCGCTACCAACTGCTCCGAGCCTTCCGTACGAGCACGGGGATGCCGCCGTACGCCTGGCTGGCACAGCACCGCGTGAACCGGGCCCGCTGCCTGCTGGAGAAGGGCCACCGTCCGGCCGAGACGGCGGCCCTGGTCGGCTTCGCGGACCAGGCGCACCTGACGCGCTGGTTCCGCCGGGTACTGGGCGTGACCCCGGCGGCGTACCGCAACAGCGTTCAAGACACCCGCCGCTGA
- a CDS encoding Fic/DOC family protein, with translation MNDPYAMPNGVLRNNLGITDHHLLAAAEADITRARLVMLAERPLPGAYDLGHLQAFHAAVFGDIYPWAGELRKVNIAKRTPFCPARNLVPYAGEVFGRLASSGQLQNLPRQEFVIQLATLYGDLNVLHPFREGNGRAQRAFLAQLSADAGYALNWSGIDPQRNEDASVKSFLGDNNLLEQLLDELVTKN, from the coding sequence GTGAACGATCCGTACGCCATGCCCAACGGCGTGCTGCGCAACAACCTCGGCATCACCGACCATCACCTGCTCGCGGCAGCGGAGGCGGACATCACCCGGGCGCGCCTCGTCATGCTCGCCGAACGCCCGCTACCCGGCGCGTACGACCTCGGCCATCTCCAAGCATTCCATGCCGCGGTCTTCGGTGACATCTATCCGTGGGCAGGCGAGTTACGCAAGGTGAACATCGCCAAGCGCACACCATTCTGCCCGGCGAGAAACCTGGTGCCCTACGCCGGAGAGGTCTTCGGCCGTCTCGCCTCCTCCGGCCAGCTTCAGAATCTCCCCCGCCAGGAATTCGTCATCCAACTGGCTACGTTGTACGGCGACCTGAACGTCCTCCACCCGTTCCGCGAGGGCAACGGCCGTGCCCAGCGGGCGTTCCTTGCCCAACTCAGCGCCGACGCGGGATACGCCCTCAACTGGTCGGGCATAGACCCTCAACGCAACGAGGACGCCTCGGTGAAGAGCTTCCTCGGTGACAACAATCTGTTGGAACAGCTACTCGACGAGCTGGTCACCAAGAACTGA
- a CDS encoding antitoxin VbhA family protein produces the protein MEIPEVVTVSDARARLSRILTDLSESGADADPVLIGAHRKPQGVLLSVEAFEALSGRAARRAAVASATGSIEAEGLQASNVSDHDTEAYVKGDLDADTLVARAIARHRQTSKRRAG, from the coding sequence GTGGAGATCCCTGAGGTCGTGACCGTAAGCGACGCGCGCGCGAGACTTTCGCGGATCCTGACCGACCTGTCGGAGTCCGGCGCGGATGCCGACCCGGTCCTGATCGGCGCCCACCGCAAGCCCCAGGGCGTCCTCCTGTCCGTCGAGGCATTCGAAGCCCTGAGCGGCCGAGCGGCACGACGTGCGGCCGTCGCCTCGGCCACCGGCTCCATCGAGGCCGAGGGACTCCAGGCCTCCAATGTCTCAGACCACGACACCGAGGCGTACGTGAAGGGCGACCTCGACGCGGACACCCTTGTCGCGCGCGCGATCGCCCGCCACCGACAGACTTCGAAGCGGCGGGCAGGGTGA